One Nostoc sp. UHCC 0302 DNA window includes the following coding sequences:
- a CDS encoding glycosyltransferase family 4 protein, with product MNVVIALEHRFDRTPDGVVWTQTQFPYSFWKRYLEVFDHVRVVARVRDISTLPPDFKEANGDRVSFIAIPYYIGPVQYLLRSLQVKRVAQQAVRTEDAVILRVGSRIASCIEPKLRATNHPYAVEVVSDPYDVFAPGSIRHPLRPFLRWWSPQGLRRKCVGACAAAYVTKQALQARYPCPNYSVGISDVDISEESLVFTPRQFHKVNTLNLIFVGTLAQLYKAPNILLNAVAICVQEGIDLKLTMLGDGKHKTELEAQAAALGLKERVCFRGQLAAGKAVITELDQADLFVLPSYQEGLPRAMVEAMARALPCIGSTVGGIPELLPPEDMVPPGDAAALAAKIREVVTNPERMTRMSARNLEKAKEYKDEVLREQRIAFYSYVRKSTEIWLKTQK from the coding sequence ATGAATGTTGTTATTGCACTCGAACATCGTTTTGACCGCACACCAGACGGAGTGGTATGGACACAAACACAGTTCCCATATTCATTTTGGAAGCGGTATCTAGAGGTTTTTGATCATGTGCGGGTGGTTGCCCGTGTTCGTGATATATCAACATTACCGCCTGATTTCAAAGAGGCTAATGGTGATCGCGTTTCTTTTATTGCTATTCCCTACTACATTGGACCAGTACAGTATTTATTGCGATCGCTTCAGGTCAAACGTGTTGCCCAACAAGCCGTGAGAACTGAAGATGCAGTGATTTTGAGAGTAGGTTCGAGAATTGCTTCGTGTATTGAACCAAAACTCCGTGCTACCAATCATCCTTATGCTGTAGAGGTGGTTAGTGACCCCTATGATGTCTTTGCACCTGGTTCGATTAGGCATCCTTTGCGTCCGTTTTTACGTTGGTGGTCTCCTCAGGGATTACGACGAAAATGTGTTGGAGCTTGTGCAGCTGCCTATGTCACTAAACAAGCTTTACAAGCTAGATACCCTTGCCCCAACTATTCAGTCGGTATATCAGACGTAGACATTTCAGAAGAGTCTTTGGTTTTCACTCCCCGTCAATTTCACAAGGTAAATACATTAAATCTGATCTTTGTCGGTACTTTAGCTCAACTTTATAAAGCTCCTAACATACTGCTCAATGCTGTGGCTATCTGTGTACAGGAAGGAATAGACCTGAAATTGACCATGCTTGGCGATGGTAAGCACAAAACTGAACTAGAGGCACAAGCAGCAGCATTGGGTTTAAAAGAACGAGTCTGTTTTCGTGGTCAGTTGGCAGCGGGAAAAGCTGTTATCACTGAGTTGGATCAAGCCGATTTATTTGTTTTACCTTCTTACCAAGAAGGTCTACCTAGAGCAATGGTAGAAGCAATGGCACGGGCATTACCATGTATCGGTTCTACAGTAGGTGGTATTCCTGAACTTTTACCACCAGAAGATATGGTTCCCCCTGGTGATGCGGCAGCCCTAGCAGCAAAAATTCGGGAGGTTGTGACTAACCCAGAACGTATGACTCGAATGTCAGCCCGTAACCTAGAGAAAGCTAAAGAGTATAAAGATGAAGTTCTGCGCGAGCAAAGAATTGCATTTTACAGTTATGTACGGAAAAGCACGGAAATATGGCTGAAGACACAAAAATAA
- a CDS encoding glycosyltransferase family 1 protein translates to MANGNQHPIRILHVVGGMNRGGIETWLMHVLRHIDRDRFQMDFLVHTDKPCAYDDEIRALGSRIIPCLQPSKPWLYARNFQRILHEYGLYDIVHSHVHHFSGYILLLANQAGVSIRIAHSHLDSSSLEAKAIWKRSLYLAVMKRWINLYATTGLACSRKATSLFGLPWEKDPRWQLLYCGIDLKAFQTVLDPMSVRAEFGIPEDAFVIGHVGRFEQQKNHHFLLEIITEVVKRESNIRLLLVGDGSLHPDIEQKVLQMGLTDYVIFAGSRHDVPRLMRGAMNVFLFPSLFEGLGLVLIEAQAAGLPCILSDVIPEEVDVIKPLMHRLSISQPASIWAEVILKSKNNQLKITPTETLKLVDESVLNIQASTKKLENIYLLESSKLVNK, encoded by the coding sequence ATGGCTAATGGAAATCAACATCCTATCCGGATACTTCATGTAGTTGGAGGGATGAATCGGGGTGGTATTGAAACCTGGTTGATGCACGTTTTGCGACATATTGACCGCGATCGCTTTCAGATGGACTTTCTGGTTCACACCGATAAACCTTGTGCTTACGATGATGAAATTCGCGCCCTTGGTAGCAGGATTATTCCTTGCTTACAGCCTTCAAAACCTTGGTTATATGCTCGCAATTTCCAACGTATATTACACGAGTATGGTCTCTATGATATTGTTCACAGTCATGTTCATCACTTTAGTGGTTATATCCTCCTTCTCGCAAACCAAGCTGGTGTGTCTATCCGTATTGCACATAGCCACCTAGACTCTTCCTCATTAGAGGCAAAGGCCATATGGAAACGAAGTCTATATCTAGCAGTAATGAAACGATGGATTAACTTATATGCAACGACAGGTCTAGCGTGTAGTCGTAAAGCAACAAGTTTATTCGGTCTACCTTGGGAAAAAGATCCACGTTGGCAGCTACTTTACTGTGGGATTGACTTGAAAGCTTTCCAAACGGTTCTTGACCCGATGAGTGTAAGGGCAGAATTTGGTATACCTGAAGATGCTTTTGTGATCGGTCATGTGGGCAGATTTGAACAGCAAAAAAATCATCATTTTCTGTTAGAAATAATCACTGAGGTTGTCAAACGTGAATCAAATATCCGTCTCTTATTAGTCGGTGATGGGTCATTACACCCAGATATTGAGCAAAAAGTTCTGCAAATGGGCTTAACTGACTATGTAATTTTTGCAGGATCTCGTCATGATGTACCTCGACTGATGCGCGGTGCTATGAATGTATTTTTATTTCCCTCCCTTTTTGAAGGATTAGGCTTAGTGTTAATTGAAGCCCAAGCAGCAGGATTACCCTGTATTTTATCGGATGTGATACCAGAGGAAGTAGATGTAATTAAACCACTAATGCATCGCCTATCTATATCTCAACCAGCATCTATTTGGGCTGAAGTGATCTTAAAGAGCAAGAATAATCAATTAAAAATCACTCCGACAGAAACTTTAAAACTTGTTGATGAGAGTGTGTTGAATATTCAGGCTAGTACTAAAAAATTGGAAAATATATATTTATTAGAATCCTCTAAACTAGTTAATAAATAG
- a CDS encoding O-antigen ligase family protein: MLKDMINILASLDNSKLAKVNFLQKQSKEFILNRQIQSTKWLFFALCFYLLSQSFTIPIIPIGHWVTWINFSDLATYLLLLTYLINFTQVKFTLSKANKHIFILLIITLLASIISYCGYLSNLIDQNAPGTRLGIYQLYRLVQFVCIFRITAQIPLTQKRLDILSKITNAVLIFVCLSIILTFTGILPLALMTAHLPQDPGTAGPWAFFASPTYIGSGWGSIGYNHAYVAAQVTMLVSLRMHLGIGKQVVLDFCLLFLSTFSCFLSGSRSGFFSLIFFAGIYVLKKPAYLGTVITMTTILFLSTGFIFTSQTIDFENPNTSIIERQATLLDSSNSENLSGRDMIWLENIEFLNKNPIVWILGKGFGGAWDDGGSGGNAHMLLLNVIIENGIIGLLIFLFLFYKILCLLYQHEQKDKAIFWVSISLLIGSFSQETFYPVPALGHFLGLYLCSVAIALRSDID, translated from the coding sequence TTGCTTAAAGATATGATAAATATATTGGCAAGTTTAGATAATTCAAAATTAGCGAAAGTAAATTTTCTACAAAAACAAAGCAAAGAGTTTATTTTGAACCGCCAAATCCAAAGCACGAAATGGTTATTTTTTGCTTTGTGCTTTTACTTACTTTCTCAGAGCTTTACAATTCCTATAATACCCATTGGTCATTGGGTAACTTGGATAAATTTTTCTGACTTAGCTACATATTTACTACTCTTGACCTATTTAATAAATTTTACTCAAGTAAAATTCACCCTCTCAAAGGCTAATAAACATATCTTTATTTTGCTAATTATTACCTTATTAGCAAGTATTATTTCATATTGTGGGTATCTTAGTAACTTGATTGACCAAAATGCACCTGGTACTAGATTAGGTATATATCAACTTTATCGTTTAGTTCAATTTGTCTGTATATTTAGGATAACCGCACAGATTCCCTTGACACAAAAAAGACTAGATATTTTATCAAAAATTACAAATGCTGTTTTAATATTTGTTTGTTTGTCAATTATACTGACTTTCACTGGAATTCTGCCCCTAGCACTAATGACAGCACATTTGCCACAAGATCCTGGTACTGCTGGACCTTGGGCTTTCTTTGCATCTCCAACATATATAGGCTCAGGCTGGGGAAGTATAGGTTATAACCATGCTTATGTAGCAGCGCAAGTGACTATGCTTGTAAGTTTAAGAATGCACTTAGGAATTGGTAAACAGGTGGTATTAGACTTTTGCCTATTATTTCTATCTACATTCTCTTGTTTTCTTAGCGGTTCACGTTCTGGATTTTTTTCATTGATATTTTTTGCAGGGATATATGTATTGAAAAAACCAGCTTATCTAGGGACAGTAATTACAATGACTACGATATTATTTCTCAGCACAGGTTTCATCTTCACTTCACAAACGATTGATTTTGAAAATCCAAATACTTCTATTATTGAACGCCAAGCTACTTTACTGGATTCTAGTAACTCTGAAAATTTAAGTGGTAGAGATATGATCTGGTTAGAAAATATAGAATTTTTAAATAAAAATCCCATAGTATGGATACTAGGAAAAGGTTTTGGAGGAGCATGGGATGATGGAGGATCAGGAGGAAACGCTCATATGCTCCTACTAAATGTAATTATAGAAAATGGCATCATTGGTTTATTAATATTTTTATTTTTATTTTATAAAATCCTGTGTTTGCTGTATCAACATGAACAAAAAGACAAGGCAATCTTTTGGGTGTCAATTTCGTTATTAATTGGCTCATTCAGCCAAGAAACATTCTATCCCGTTCCTGCTTTAGGACATTTTCTTGGTTTATATTTATGTTCTGTTGCAATTGCTTTAAGGTCTGATATTGATTAA
- a CDS encoding nucleoside-diphosphate sugar epimerase/dehydratase: MNLLLNITIKRVKNMIHSLLSNLLKLGNKHLFIFDLIVFSITPLLALFLRLDGDLYLPVYILELGIITTLFLVVKLTVFWLCGFYRRYWRYASVDELIYIATLMLGAVIIQTILFNVVDRNLYQLVLTIPRSLPFIDGLLSCLFIGGLRFSFRIVEKVRQRQAASFSQEQVLIVGAGSAGVSLVQDMQSNPQMGFDPVAFIDDDPQKLNAYIRGIPVLGDRHQIPDIVESLQIKKAIIAMPTVAGQTIREIVDICKATGIKTRTLPGIHEILSDRVRVDNIRDVRIEDLLRREPVQTDIERVSKFIQGKTVLITGAGGSIGSELCRQIFKCQPAEIILIGHGENSVFNIQQELEQIIQVFKSTNKLSTNTPLISSFIADIRFRSRLENAFERFQPDVVFHAAAHKHVPLMELNPSEAITNNVRGTKNLLDLALQYDVKHFVMISTDKAVNPTNVMGASKRVAEMLVLQAAKTSGKPYVVVRFGNVLGSRGSVVPTFKKQIAAGGPVTVTHPDICRYFMTIPEAVQLVLQAAVLGLSGEVLMLNMGEPVKIVDLAKELIRLSGHELSKDIDIVFTGLRPGEKLFEELFIEGEEYEKTEHQKLLVVRNASRIIPENMDVFIDFLCEVAAKNDATSIIFLLEQLVLGYKPKYLKNNLSRDNLTNGVVTTIPSDNVLSNI, from the coding sequence ATGAATCTATTATTAAACATTACTATTAAAAGGGTAAAAAACATGATACATAGCTTATTAAGCAACCTGTTGAAGTTAGGAAATAAACATTTGTTCATTTTTGATCTGATTGTTTTTTCAATCACACCATTGCTAGCTTTATTCTTACGATTAGATGGCGATCTATATCTACCAGTCTATATATTGGAACTAGGAATTATCACCACATTATTTCTAGTAGTTAAACTAACTGTATTTTGGCTCTGTGGTTTTTATAGGCGTTACTGGCGCTATGCCAGTGTTGATGAGCTAATATATATAGCTACATTAATGTTGGGTGCAGTAATTATCCAAACTATACTCTTTAATGTCGTAGACAGAAATTTGTATCAATTAGTGCTTACAATTCCGCGCTCACTACCATTTATTGACGGTTTACTTTCGTGTCTTTTTATTGGCGGATTACGTTTTAGCTTCCGAATTGTAGAAAAAGTCAGACAGCGCCAAGCAGCATCCTTTTCACAGGAACAGGTATTGATTGTTGGTGCTGGTAGCGCTGGAGTTTCTCTAGTGCAAGATATGCAAAGTAATCCTCAAATGGGATTTGATCCTGTAGCCTTTATTGATGACGATCCGCAAAAATTAAACGCATACATTCGCGGCATTCCAGTATTAGGCGATCGCCACCAAATTCCCGATATTGTGGAATCTCTACAAATCAAAAAAGCCATCATTGCCATGCCGACAGTTGCCGGGCAAACTATTCGGGAAATTGTAGATATCTGCAAAGCAACCGGGATAAAAACCCGCACATTACCGGGAATACATGAAATTCTGAGCGATCGCGTGCGTGTAGATAACATCCGGGATGTCAGAATTGAGGATTTACTCAGACGAGAACCTGTACAAACAGATATTGAGCGAGTATCTAAATTTATCCAAGGTAAGACAGTACTAATTACAGGTGCAGGTGGATCAATTGGTAGTGAACTTTGCCGTCAGATTTTCAAATGTCAGCCTGCTGAAATCATATTGATTGGACATGGGGAAAATTCTGTATTTAACATTCAACAAGAACTAGAACAAATTATCCAAGTATTCAAAAGCACTAACAAATTATCAACAAACACACCTCTGATCTCTAGCTTTATTGCAGATATCCGGTTTCGGTCTCGTTTAGAAAATGCTTTTGAACGATTCCAACCTGATGTTGTATTTCATGCTGCGGCACATAAGCATGTTCCTTTAATGGAATTAAATCCATCAGAAGCAATCACTAACAACGTCAGAGGCACAAAAAATTTACTAGATTTAGCCCTGCAATATGACGTGAAACACTTTGTGATGATTTCTACAGATAAAGCTGTGAATCCCACTAATGTTATGGGGGCTAGTAAAAGAGTTGCAGAAATGCTAGTGCTACAAGCCGCTAAAACAAGTGGTAAACCTTATGTGGTTGTGCGTTTTGGTAACGTTTTAGGCAGTCGAGGTAGTGTAGTTCCCACTTTTAAAAAACAAATTGCCGCAGGTGGCCCAGTAACTGTTACTCATCCCGATATCTGTCGTTACTTCATGACTATACCTGAAGCAGTGCAACTTGTTTTACAAGCAGCGGTACTTGGTCTCAGCGGTGAAGTGTTAATGCTAAATATGGGTGAACCTGTCAAAATTGTGGATTTAGCCAAAGAGTTAATTCGTCTTTCTGGACATGAACTTAGCAAAGATATTGACATTGTATTTACAGGTTTAAGACCGGGAGAAAAGCTATTTGAAGAATTGTTTATTGAAGGAGAAGAGTATGAGAAAACTGAACATCAAAAGCTGTTGGTTGTCAGAAATGCCAGTCGAATTATTCCAGAAAATATGGATGTGTTTATAGATTTTTTATGTGAAGTAGCAGCTAAAAATGACGCTACTTCTATCATATTCTTACTAGAACAACTAGTCTTAGGATATAAACCAAAATACTTGAAAAATAATCTGTCTAGAGATAACCTTACGAATGGTGTTGTTACCACTATTCCCAGTGATAATGTTTTATCCAATATCTAG
- a CDS encoding NB-ARC domain-containing protein, whose amino-acid sequence MDSNSSKTRRGRSTSSRVRGAILSPQGWQKFQTAKQQAESDETWGKRFSQEDMSDRTGLSLNTLARIFKRELGVDRQSLEYLFRAFGLELTQADLTSPASSQETLSRWTNPQQDWDTAVDASAFYGREVELTQLWQWIVFERCRIVGLLGIGGIGKSTITVKAALQMQTEFEVVVWRSLANAPPLDELLSSLLKFLMPLYGEDPIIPTTLDQQISKLMQYLRSRRCLLILDNAETILQREPVGQWLSGYEGYGQLLRAIGEASHQSCLLLTSREKPREIALMEGAQALVRSLVLSGLTPDDGRAIFRQKGAFTGSEAEWQTLIHHYGGNPLALKLLAAAIGDLFNGSITEVLPYLSQGLAVFEDIRDLLDRQFARLSEAEQKTLFWFAIHREPVSIADIRENVVDPAAQQSVPNLVNSLLRRSLIEKAKPTLIEKTDGLFFLQPVVMEYVTERFVQQICIEFETQKLNVWQTHPLVRVQAKDYIREIQSRLIVQPVMERLLSRFGSVAAIEAQARHLLTQQGKKPGYVAGNLINLLVQFQVDLRGWDFSGLVVQQADLRQVDLAGANFQNADLVKSIFSETLNVARSVDLSPDGQTIAVGDANGNIYLWNISTAQLLGIFSGHKGWVWSVAFSPDGRTLASSSSDSSVRLWDIQSGSCLQVLTEHKGCVWSVSFSADGQQLASCSDDKTVRLWNLQGQCLRVLKGHTQSVYSVHFAPDEQTLASSSSDTTIRIWDVSNGKCLSILQGHTSGVRCVRYSPDGQLLASGCRDGSIQLWSNYLSHDQYPNSHAINSSAKLLHGHADFVWNIAFSPDGRLLVSGGRDGTLRLWNVQDGQSIYVLEGHTHDVYGLAISADNQLLISTGEDQTVRLWHLQSGRNLKTLRGYTGGVHSLSLSADGQLLASSGQNETIQVWHLQPDGNLSSYHPYETFSSPTSRISSFSNVSFSPDGQTLAINRHDESIALWNIQTGHLDRWSGHNASIWTVLFSPTGQIVASSSYDCTVRLWDVQTHHCLYVLHGHQSAIRAIAFDPSGQWLASGSFDFTIRLWDVQTGECSRVLQGHTGAVFALAFDKSGHRLVSGSHDQTIRLWDVQTGECVKVLQGHTGAVWTLAISPQGNTLASGGVDQTIRLWDLQKGHCLHILDEHSGWVQSAIFSSNGQILFSGSDDRTIKVWNVQTGCCIETLTVNRLYEGMNIQGATGLTVAQKTTLKALGAIDH is encoded by the coding sequence ATGGATTCCAACTCATCAAAAACTAGACGAGGTCGCTCCACTTCTTCTCGAGTGCGAGGAGCCATCCTATCGCCTCAAGGGTGGCAAAAGTTTCAGACGGCAAAACAGCAGGCGGAATCCGACGAAACCTGGGGTAAGCGCTTCAGCCAGGAAGATATGAGCGATCGCACCGGACTCTCCTTAAATACCCTCGCTCGCATTTTCAAGCGCGAACTGGGGGTTGATCGCCAGTCATTAGAGTATCTCTTCCGAGCATTTGGGCTGGAATTGACGCAGGCAGACCTGACATCCCCTGCCTCATCCCAAGAGACTCTGAGCCGATGGACAAATCCCCAACAGGACTGGGATACGGCAGTCGATGCCTCAGCGTTTTATGGGCGTGAGGTAGAACTGACACAACTGTGGCAGTGGATTGTATTTGAGCGCTGCCGCATAGTCGGGCTATTGGGCATTGGCGGCATTGGCAAAAGTACGATCACCGTCAAAGCTGCGCTTCAAATGCAAACAGAATTTGAGGTTGTCGTATGGCGCTCCCTGGCTAATGCACCACCGCTGGATGAACTCCTGTCGAGCCTGCTGAAGTTTCTCATGCCGCTCTATGGAGAAGATCCCATCATTCCCACCACGCTCGATCAACAGATATCTAAACTGATGCAATATCTGCGATCGCGTCGGTGTTTATTAATTCTGGATAATGCTGAGACCATTTTGCAGCGTGAGCCGGTGGGACAATGGCTCTCGGGCTACGAAGGTTACGGGCAGTTGCTTAGAGCCATTGGCGAAGCATCCCACCAAAGCTGTTTGTTGCTCACTAGTCGAGAAAAGCCACGCGAAATAGCACTGATGGAAGGCGCACAGGCGTTAGTGCGATCGCTGGTCTTGAGTGGACTAACACCTGATGATGGACGCGCTATCTTTCGGCAAAAAGGAGCATTTACAGGTTCAGAAGCCGAATGGCAGACTTTGATCCATCACTATGGCGGCAATCCTCTGGCATTGAAACTGTTGGCAGCCGCAATTGGGGATTTATTTAACGGCAGCATTACCGAGGTGTTGCCTTATCTCAGTCAAGGATTGGCAGTTTTTGAAGACATCCGCGATTTGCTAGACCGTCAGTTTGCTCGCCTATCTGAAGCCGAACAGAAAACACTGTTCTGGTTTGCAATTCATCGGGAGCCAGTCTCGATCGCAGATATTCGAGAGAATGTGGTTGATCCTGCTGCTCAACAAAGTGTACCTAATTTAGTCAACTCACTACTGAGGCGATCTCTAATCGAGAAGGCAAAGCCTACGCTAATTGAAAAAACCGATGGGTTATTCTTCTTGCAACCTGTGGTGATGGAATATGTTACAGAACGCTTTGTACAGCAAATTTGCATCGAATTTGAGACGCAGAAGCTTAACGTTTGGCAAACGCATCCCTTAGTGCGAGTACAAGCAAAAGATTACATTCGAGAGATTCAGTCGCGCTTAATTGTGCAACCTGTAATGGAACGGTTGCTGTCTCGCTTTGGCAGTGTGGCAGCGATCGAGGCGCAAGCAAGGCACTTATTAACGCAACAGGGGAAGAAACCAGGATATGTAGCAGGCAACCTGATTAACCTGCTGGTGCAGTTTCAAGTGGACTTACGCGGCTGGGATTTTTCCGGTCTTGTGGTGCAGCAAGCCGACTTACGACAGGTCGATTTAGCCGGAGCTAATTTTCAGAATGCTGACTTAGTGAAATCTATCTTTTCAGAAACCCTCAATGTTGCGAGGTCGGTCGACCTGAGTCCAGATGGACAGACCATTGCCGTTGGCGATGCCAATGGCAACATCTATCTCTGGAACATTAGCACAGCCCAACTTCTGGGCATTTTTTCAGGACACAAAGGCTGGGTTTGGTCGGTTGCCTTTAGTCCCGATGGCAGAACGTTAGCCAGCAGCAGTAGTGATAGTTCGGTGCGCTTGTGGGATATCCAGAGTGGAAGCTGCTTGCAGGTGCTAACAGAACATAAAGGTTGTGTTTGGTCAGTGAGTTTTAGTGCCGATGGTCAGCAATTAGCGAGTTGCAGCGATGACAAAACGGTGCGCTTATGGAATTTGCAAGGGCAGTGTCTCCGTGTTTTGAAAGGACACACCCAGAGTGTTTATTCTGTCCACTTCGCTCCAGATGAACAAACCTTAGCCAGTAGCAGTAGTGATACAACGATTCGGATCTGGGATGTGAGCAATGGGAAGTGCCTGAGTATCTTACAGGGGCATACCAGCGGGGTTCGGTGTGTGCGATACAGCCCAGATGGTCAACTGCTCGCCAGCGGATGCCGGGATGGGTCGATTCAGTTGTGGAGCAATTATCTGTCCCACGATCAATATCCAAACTCCCATGCCATAAATTCTAGTGCCAAGTTGCTGCATGGACATGCCGATTTTGTTTGGAACATCGCCTTTAGCCCGGATGGTCGTCTCTTAGTGAGCGGTGGTCGCGATGGGACTCTGCGCCTGTGGAATGTACAAGACGGGCAATCCATTTATGTACTTGAGGGTCATACCCACGATGTTTATGGGCTTGCTATCAGTGCCGACAATCAATTGTTGATCAGCACAGGAGAAGACCAGACGGTGCGGCTGTGGCATTTACAGAGTGGACGAAACCTGAAAACGTTGCGTGGATACACTGGTGGGGTTCACTCCCTGAGTCTCAGTGCAGATGGTCAACTGCTTGCTAGTAGTGGTCAGAATGAAACGATTCAGGTGTGGCATTTACAACCAGATGGCAATCTGTCATCCTATCACCCCTACGAAACATTTTCCAGCCCAACCAGTCGGATTTCATCATTCAGCAACGTCAGCTTTAGTCCTGACGGTCAAACGCTGGCGATCAATCGACATGATGAATCGATTGCTTTATGGAATATCCAAACTGGGCATCTCGATCGCTGGTCAGGGCACAATGCATCCATCTGGACAGTTTTGTTTAGCCCAACGGGACAAATTGTGGCAAGCAGTAGTTATGATTGCACCGTGCGACTTTGGGATGTGCAAACGCATCACTGTTTATATGTGTTACACGGACACCAGAGTGCTATTCGCGCGATCGCGTTTGACCCAAGCGGTCAATGGTTGGCAAGTGGCAGTTTTGATTTCACTATTCGATTATGGGATGTGCAAACTGGAGAATGTTCAAGGGTATTGCAAGGACATACGGGAGCCGTTTTTGCACTGGCATTTGACAAGAGTGGTCATCGACTGGTAAGCGGTAGTCATGACCAAACCATTCGATTATGGGATGTGCAAACCGGAGAATGTGTGAAGGTATTGCAGGGGCATACAGGAGCCGTCTGGACGCTTGCCATAAGTCCTCAAGGTAATACCCTGGCAAGTGGCGGTGTCGATCAAACTATTCGACTGTGGGATCTGCAAAAGGGGCATTGCCTCCACATCCTGGATGAACATAGCGGTTGGGTTCAGTCAGCGATCTTTAGCTCTAACGGTCAAATCCTATTCAGTGGTAGCGACGATCGCACTATCAAGGTTTGGAATGTGCAAACAGGATGCTGTATTGAAACGTTGACGGTCAATCGCCTGTATGAAGGTATGAATATTCAAGGGGCAACCGGGTTGACAGTAGCTCAAAAAACTACCCTGAAAGCGTTAGGGGCAATTGACCATTGA
- a CDS encoding DUF2808 domain-containing protein, with translation MVFEQPVSPGNTVTIVLAVRRNPIGSGIYQFGVTAYPDGEKSLGQFLGYGRINFYGNSN, from the coding sequence ATCGTGTTTGAACAACCTGTTTCGCCTGGTAACACTGTGACGATAGTACTTGCAGTTCGAAGAAATCCAATTGGGAGTGGTATTTATCAGTTTGGTGTTACCGCTTATCCAGATGGGGAGAAAAGCCTAGGGCAGTTCTTAGGCTATGGACGCATCAACTTCTACGGCAACTCAAACTAA
- a CDS encoding oligosaccharide flippase family protein — MQKNKPLTLRHNFSWTFIGNAIYAGCQWGMLVVLAKLGSPEMVGQFTLGLAVTAPIIMFTNLQLRGVQATDAKQQFLFSDYLGLRLISTGLAFLIITVISCSGAYQIETSLVIFLIGVAKSIESISDVFYGLIQQHERMDRIAISLMIKGLLSLLLLSVGVYLSGKVLLGVVGLVFAWVVVLFGYDIRSGMLVLNHKSQLQPHWYWKTLIKLVWLSLPLGFVMMLISFNTNIPRYFIERYLGERELGIFAALAYLMVAGGMVVGALGQSASPRLAKYYAEGDHIAFRTLLLKLVGIAAVLGGIGVLVAVIGGRQILTLIYRPEYSEQTTLFIWLMVVAGISYISSFLGYGMTAARYFRIQMPLFIAVASISAIACLLLLPRLGLLGAVIALLIGAIVQVLISSGVIIYVLHKG, encoded by the coding sequence ATGCAAAAAAATAAGCCCCTAACACTACGTCATAATTTTTCTTGGACATTTATTGGTAATGCTATTTATGCAGGTTGCCAATGGGGAATGCTCGTGGTGTTAGCTAAACTTGGTAGTCCAGAGATGGTAGGCCAGTTTACCTTGGGGCTTGCTGTTACCGCACCAATAATAATGTTTACAAATCTTCAGTTGCGGGGAGTTCAAGCAACTGATGCTAAACAACAGTTTTTGTTCAGTGATTACTTGGGACTGAGGCTAATATCAACAGGGTTGGCATTTCTAATTATTACAGTCATTAGCTGCTCAGGTGCATATCAGATAGAAACATCTTTAGTTATATTTTTAATCGGAGTAGCAAAGTCAATTGAGTCTATTAGTGATGTATTTTATGGGCTAATTCAGCAGCATGAACGAATGGATCGGATTGCGATATCATTGATGATTAAAGGACTTCTATCATTACTACTACTAAGTGTTGGAGTATATCTATCTGGAAAGGTTTTGTTGGGAGTTGTGGGGTTAGTATTTGCTTGGGTTGTGGTGTTATTTGGCTATGACATTCGTAGTGGGATGTTGGTACTAAATCACAAATCACAATTACAACCACATTGGTATTGGAAAACCCTAATAAAGCTTGTATGGCTTTCTTTACCTCTGGGGTTTGTGATGATGCTAATTTCATTCAATACCAACATTCCCCGTTATTTTATTGAGCGATATTTAGGTGAGCGAGAATTGGGCATCTTCGCCGCTTTAGCCTACCTGATGGTGGCTGGTGGTATGGTAGTAGGCGCCCTGGGACAGTCGGCCAGTCCTAGACTCGCCAAATATTATGCAGAGGGCGATCACATCGCTTTCCGTACCCTTTTACTGAAGCTAGTAGGAATTGCGGCTGTACTGGGTGGAATAGGTGTCCTTGTAGCTGTTATTGGTGGACGGCAAATATTAACTCTGATTTATCGACCTGAATATAGTGAACAGACAACCTTATTTATTTGGCTGATGGTTGTTGCGGGAATTAGCTATATATCCTCGTTCCTGGGTTATGGAATGACAGCAGCCCGCTACTTTCGTATTCAAATGCCTTTATTTATTGCTGTGGCTAGTATCTCTGCGATCGCTTGTTTGTTGTTATTACCAAGACTGGGATTGTTAGGAGCTGTGATCGCTTTATTAATTGGAGCTATAGTGCAAGTTTTGATTAGTTCAGGAGTGATTATTTATGTATTACACAAAGGATAA